One Stenotrophomonas maltophilia DNA window includes the following coding sequences:
- a CDS encoding EamA family transporter — translation MQTSRLAPMLPALAVLGSVTSLAIGTSYAKHLFPLIGAQGTSALRVGFSALLLLLFWRPWRWKTSRVDAITILRYGLTLGLMNLLFYMALRTIPFGIAVAIEFTGPLTVAMLSSRRPIDFLWVGCAVVGLLLLLPLGGGPALDPAGVLYAMGAAACWGLYIVFGKRAGHLHAGHSVSLGLLAASLVVVPVGVVHAGAALLDPKILAAGLLVALVSSAIPMSLEMMALKRLPKETFGILISMEPAVAALWAMLLLHEHLHGLQWLAIGCTVLASVGSTMTARRLKVPVVQAG, via the coding sequence ATGCAGACCTCACGACTCGCGCCGATGTTGCCGGCGCTGGCGGTGCTCGGCTCGGTCACCTCGCTGGCCATCGGCACCTCCTACGCAAAACACCTGTTCCCGCTGATCGGCGCGCAGGGCACCAGCGCACTGCGCGTGGGCTTCTCGGCGCTGTTGCTGCTGCTGTTCTGGCGGCCATGGCGCTGGAAGACCAGCCGCGTGGATGCGATCACCATCCTGCGCTACGGGCTCACCCTGGGCCTGATGAACCTGCTGTTCTACATGGCCCTGCGCACGATTCCCTTCGGCATCGCGGTGGCCATCGAGTTCACCGGGCCGCTGACGGTGGCGATGCTGTCATCACGACGACCCATCGACTTCCTGTGGGTGGGCTGCGCGGTGGTGGGGCTGTTGCTGCTGCTGCCGCTGGGCGGCGGCCCCGCGTTGGACCCGGCCGGCGTGCTGTATGCGATGGGCGCAGCGGCGTGCTGGGGCCTGTACATCGTGTTCGGCAAGCGTGCCGGCCATCTGCACGCCGGGCATTCGGTCTCGCTGGGCTTGCTGGCGGCCTCGCTGGTGGTGGTACCGGTGGGCGTGGTGCATGCCGGCGCCGCGCTGCTCGATCCGAAGATCCTGGCGGCCGGCCTGCTGGTGGCGCTGGTGTCCAGTGCGATCCCGATGTCGCTGGAGATGATGGCGCTCAAGCGCCTGCCGAAGGAGACCTTCGGCATCCTGATCAGCATGGAGCCGGCGGTGGCCGCGCTGTGGGCGATGCTGCTGCTGCACGAACACCTGCACGGGCTGCAGTGGCTGGCGATCGGCTGCACGGTGCTGGCCTCGGTGGGCAGCACGATGACCGCGCGAAGGCTGAAGGTGCCGGTGGTGCAGGCCGGGTAG
- a CDS encoding helix-turn-helix transcriptional regulator, whose protein sequence is MTGMLPPATALLAEMASLAGCERAEGYACITARREHGASSVEIPQPQFAILLEGRKQVRTAHQSLEFIPGDILLLTQRCRIDVVNSPDPHSGRYLSAIVPLCAEVLAAARTLWSEELPAPGQAMARLPLIDHDTVLRQWRQSLQDGRYSEARLALASLVLTLCRQGHGNLLLPQAPSLGEQIRDRIAAEPARDWQSRDVEEQFALSGATLRRRLAAEDTSLRQLLTEARLAHGMQLLYTTDLPLKTVAARAGYRSAASFSKRFAEQYGLAPTDI, encoded by the coding sequence GTGACCGGCATGCTGCCCCCGGCCACCGCACTGCTGGCCGAGATGGCCAGCCTGGCTGGGTGCGAGCGCGCCGAAGGCTATGCCTGCATCACCGCACGTCGCGAGCATGGCGCCAGCTCGGTCGAGATTCCGCAGCCGCAGTTCGCGATCCTGCTGGAAGGCCGCAAGCAGGTGCGCACCGCACACCAGTCGCTGGAGTTCATCCCCGGCGACATCCTGCTGCTGACCCAGCGCTGCCGCATCGATGTGGTCAACAGCCCCGACCCACACAGCGGCCGTTACCTCAGCGCCATCGTGCCGCTGTGTGCTGAAGTGCTGGCAGCCGCACGCACGCTGTGGAGCGAGGAACTTCCCGCACCCGGCCAGGCGATGGCGCGGTTGCCGTTGATCGACCATGACACAGTGCTGCGCCAGTGGCGGCAATCGCTGCAGGACGGCCGTTACAGCGAGGCACGATTGGCTCTGGCCTCGCTGGTGCTGACCCTGTGCCGGCAGGGCCACGGCAACCTGCTGCTGCCGCAGGCGCCGAGCCTGGGCGAACAGATCCGCGACCGCATCGCCGCCGAACCGGCACGCGACTGGCAGTCGCGCGATGTGGAAGAACAGTTCGCGCTGAGCGGTGCGACCCTGCGCCGTCGACTCGCCGCCGAGGACACCAGTCTGCGCCAGTTGCTCACCGAGGCCCGGCTGGCGCATGGCATGCAGCTGCTCTACACCACCGACCTGCCGTTGAAGACCGTCGCCGCACGCGCGGGCTACCGGTCTGCGGCGAGTTTCAGCAAGCGCTTCGCCGAGCAGTACGGACTGGCTCCTACAGACATTTGA
- a CDS encoding thiol:disulfide interchange protein DsbA/DsbL — protein sequence MKIRYALALAALLPILAACKADDGTANTSAAPAEPAAAPATTEPAAPAAGAEGAAPAAAEGEKAAAEAAPAAAPAPTTAALTGPAPVEGADYQVIPNGQPFQPAAGKIEVTEIFGYVCPACAAFQPLVGPWKAGLPSDVNFVYVPAMFGGTWDDYARAFYAAQTLGVQEKTHEALYAAIHSQKTLKGERGRDSVDDIAKFYGAYGVDPKQFAATMGSFAVNAKTNSAKQFAQRSQISGTPSIIVNGKYLVKGKSFPDMLRIADHLIARERGAAQAH from the coding sequence ATGAAGATCCGTTACGCCCTCGCACTCGCAGCGCTGCTGCCGATCCTGGCCGCCTGCAAGGCCGACGATGGCACCGCCAACACCTCCGCAGCTCCGGCCGAACCGGCGGCCGCGCCGGCCACCACCGAACCGGCTGCGCCTGCCGCTGGCGCCGAGGGCGCTGCCCCGGCCGCTGCCGAAGGCGAGAAGGCCGCGGCTGAGGCGGCCCCGGCCGCTGCACCGGCCCCGACCACCGCCGCACTGACCGGCCCGGCCCCGGTGGAAGGTGCCGACTACCAGGTGATCCCGAACGGCCAGCCGTTCCAGCCGGCCGCCGGCAAGATCGAAGTGACCGAGATCTTCGGCTATGTCTGCCCGGCCTGCGCCGCATTCCAGCCTCTGGTCGGCCCGTGGAAGGCCGGCCTGCCGAGCGATGTGAACTTCGTCTACGTGCCGGCCATGTTCGGCGGCACCTGGGATGACTACGCCCGTGCCTTCTACGCCGCGCAGACCCTGGGCGTGCAGGAGAAGACCCACGAAGCGCTGTACGCCGCCATCCACTCGCAGAAGACCCTGAAGGGCGAGCGTGGCCGTGATTCGGTGGACGACATTGCCAAGTTCTACGGTGCCTACGGCGTGGATCCGAAGCAGTTCGCCGCCACCATGGGCAGCTTCGCGGTGAATGCCAAGACCAACTCGGCCAAGCAGTTCGCCCAGCGCAGCCAGATCAGCGGCACCCCGTCGATCATCGTCAACGGCAAGTACCTGGTGAAGGGCAAGAGCTTCCCGGACATGCTGCGCATTGCCGACCACCTGATCGCCCGCGAACGCGGTGCGGCCCAGGCTCACTGA
- the yihA gene encoding ribosome biogenesis GTP-binding protein YihA/YsxC: MSLLIERARYHLSAHNVRQLPPDEGAEVAFAGRSNAGKSSALNALTRQNALARVSKTPGRTQQLVFFQVTPEAHLVDLPGYGYAKVPLDLQAHWQAFIDRYFRTREALKGLVVVMDIRHPLKDYDRQMLSYAVQRGLPAHALLTKADKLSRSQQMQSLQKVRKELQSAYGDSVSVQVFSGEDRTGVDEARGVIGGWLGLE; encoded by the coding sequence ATGTCATTGCTCATCGAACGCGCCCGTTACCACCTTTCGGCCCATAACGTGCGGCAGCTGCCGCCCGACGAAGGGGCCGAAGTGGCCTTCGCCGGCCGCTCCAACGCCGGCAAGTCCAGTGCGCTCAACGCGCTGACCCGCCAGAATGCCCTGGCCCGTGTCTCCAAGACGCCCGGCCGCACCCAGCAGCTGGTGTTCTTCCAGGTCACCCCGGAAGCGCACCTGGTCGACCTGCCTGGTTACGGCTACGCCAAGGTGCCGCTGGACCTGCAGGCGCACTGGCAGGCCTTCATCGACAGGTATTTCCGCACCCGCGAAGCCCTCAAGGGCCTGGTGGTGGTGATGGACATCCGCCACCCGCTGAAGGACTACGACCGGCAGATGCTGTCCTATGCCGTGCAGCGTGGCCTGCCGGCACACGCGCTGCTGACCAAGGCCGACAAGCTCAGCCGCAGCCAGCAGATGCAGTCCCTGCAGAAGGTGCGCAAGGAGCTGCAGTCGGCTTACGGTGACAGCGTCAGCGTCCAGGTGTTCTCCGGCGAGGACCGCACCGGCGTGGACGAAGCCCGCGGCGTGATCGGCGGCTGGCTGGGGCTGGAATAA
- a CDS encoding MBL fold metallo-hydrolase, with translation MTLRPLPLRHALLLALSSLPLAALAEATSPAPTQQIPGVYHQRVGALQVTALFDGVVALGRQEVVDVPPTLVSRLLEGRYVPEDKKGLQTAFNAFLVRQGNHLTLVDTGTAQCFGPGLGQVLGNLRASGVDPAEVDEVLLTHAHPDHLCGVLDAQGKPAYPNATVWLSKADADYWLNPASEATAPKGVRFAFPLARNAVAPYQASGHLRTFSPGDALPGGAVAMDTHGHTPGHVSYRFDSQGQSLLVWGDVLHFHAVQFAHPEAAFEADSDRKAAIASRRGLLQQATANGWWVAGAHLPFPGLGHVRSEGKAYAWVPAEYSPL, from the coding sequence ATGACCCTGCGTCCCCTGCCGCTGCGCCACGCCCTGCTGTTGGCCCTGTCGTCCCTGCCGCTGGCCGCGCTGGCCGAAGCCACTTCGCCTGCCCCCACCCAACAGATCCCAGGCGTCTACCACCAGCGCGTCGGTGCGCTGCAGGTCACTGCCCTGTTCGATGGCGTGGTCGCGCTGGGCCGGCAGGAAGTCGTGGACGTGCCGCCGACGCTGGTCAGCCGCCTGCTGGAAGGCCGTTACGTGCCCGAAGACAAGAAGGGCCTGCAGACCGCGTTCAACGCTTTCCTTGTGCGCCAGGGCAATCACCTGACCCTGGTCGATACCGGTACCGCGCAGTGCTTTGGCCCCGGCCTGGGCCAGGTGCTGGGCAACCTGCGCGCCTCCGGCGTGGACCCGGCCGAGGTGGATGAGGTGCTGCTGACCCACGCCCATCCGGACCATCTGTGCGGCGTGCTCGACGCGCAGGGCAAGCCGGCCTACCCGAATGCCACGGTGTGGCTGTCCAAGGCCGATGCCGACTACTGGCTCAACCCAGCCAGCGAGGCCACCGCGCCGAAGGGCGTGCGCTTTGCCTTCCCGCTGGCGCGCAACGCGGTAGCGCCCTATCAGGCCAGCGGCCACCTGCGCACCTTCAGCCCCGGCGATGCCCTGCCCGGTGGCGCGGTGGCGATGGACACCCATGGCCATACGCCTGGCCATGTCTCCTACCGGTTCGACAGCCAGGGCCAGTCATTGCTGGTGTGGGGCGATGTGCTGCACTTCCACGCGGTGCAGTTCGCGCACCCGGAGGCGGCCTTCGAGGCCGATTCGGACCGCAAAGCCGCCATCGCCAGCCGTCGCGGCCTGCTGCAGCAGGCCACCGCCAACGGTTGGTGGGTGGCCGGTGCGCACCTGCCGTTCCCCGGTCTGGGCCATGTGCGTAGCGAGGGCAAGGCCTATGCGTGGGTGCCGGCGGAGTATTCGCCGTTGTGA
- the fhuE gene encoding ferric-rhodotorulic acid/ferric-coprogen receptor FhuE codes for MTRPAFRTPQPQRLSVAVLAVLCAVAPAAFADTAADPTTLDKVVVKGERAEGYSVRRTSAGTRFDLAPREIPQSVSIISHQRIEDQKLDDIIDVLANTTGVTSTQSDSERTEFYARGFYIDAYQFDGLPTQMVQNWSYGDSGLDLALYDRVEVVRGATGLLSGAGNPSASVNLVRKHADSAELTGSVSVNVGSWGRTRTTVDVGTALNASGTVRGRVIGSYLDTDGQMDRYNQRKTLGYAVIDADLTPDTQLSVGYDYQQKRANGATWGGFPMWYADGSPTNYPTSFNPSPDWTYWDTTSKRAFATLQHAFSNGWKFKIGATHDRTKADDKLFYPSYTAFDKNTGAGVTPMAGFYNTERKVDGIDGYIDGPFQLFGREHQFMAGLSYNKREFANYGDFQMGGPGTGWNPFSSYLDWTGNIAQPNWNPLALASQGTITQKAGYAAARLSLADPLKLIIGARYTNWKSEGENDDREHKVTTPYAGLVYDINDTYSAYASYTEIFQPQTARDRNDRYLDPVDGKSYEVGVKGAWFDNRLNASLAVFRIEQDNVAQVTSEPIIGRPGEFASIAARGTVSRGFEFEVNGELAPGWNATFGASRYVAKDINGADINTNLPQTALKLFTSYTPQSLQELTVGGGANWQNRIYYAAPVVGRFEQEGYALVSAFVRYRISPEFSVQANLNNLLDKKYYSQITGYGAYGDGRNGSLTFTWAF; via the coding sequence ATGACTCGTCCCGCCTTCCGTACCCCGCAGCCGCAGCGGCTGTCCGTTGCCGTGCTTGCTGTTCTCTGTGCCGTGGCCCCGGCCGCCTTCGCCGACACCGCCGCCGACCCGACTACGCTGGACAAGGTGGTAGTGAAGGGCGAGCGCGCCGAAGGCTATTCGGTGCGCCGCACCTCGGCCGGTACCCGCTTCGACCTGGCGCCGCGCGAGATTCCACAGTCGGTCAGCATCATCAGCCACCAGCGCATCGAAGATCAGAAGCTGGACGACATCATCGACGTGCTGGCCAACACCACCGGCGTGACCAGCACCCAGTCCGACAGCGAGCGCACCGAGTTCTACGCGCGCGGCTTCTACATCGATGCCTACCAGTTCGACGGCCTGCCGACGCAGATGGTGCAGAACTGGAGCTACGGTGATTCCGGTCTGGATCTGGCCCTGTACGACCGTGTGGAAGTGGTGCGCGGTGCCACCGGCCTGCTCAGCGGTGCCGGCAATCCGTCGGCCTCGGTGAACCTGGTGCGCAAGCATGCCGACAGCGCCGAGCTGACTGGCAGCGTCTCGGTGAACGTCGGCAGTTGGGGCCGCACGCGCACCACCGTGGACGTGGGCACCGCGCTGAACGCCAGTGGCACGGTGCGCGGCCGGGTGATCGGCAGCTACCTGGACACCGATGGCCAGATGGACCGCTACAACCAGCGCAAGACGCTGGGCTACGCCGTCATCGATGCCGACCTGACCCCGGACACCCAGCTGAGCGTGGGCTACGACTACCAGCAGAAGCGCGCCAATGGCGCGACCTGGGGCGGCTTCCCGATGTGGTACGCCGATGGCAGCCCGACGAACTATCCGACCTCGTTCAATCCGTCGCCGGACTGGACCTACTGGGACACCACCAGCAAGCGTGCGTTCGCCACCCTGCAGCATGCCTTCAGCAACGGCTGGAAGTTCAAGATCGGCGCCACCCACGACCGCACCAAGGCCGATGACAAGCTGTTCTATCCGTCCTACACCGCGTTCGACAAGAATACCGGTGCTGGCGTCACGCCGATGGCCGGCTTCTACAACACCGAGCGCAAGGTAGATGGCATTGATGGCTACATCGACGGGCCGTTCCAGCTGTTCGGCCGCGAGCACCAGTTCATGGCTGGCCTGAGCTACAACAAGCGCGAGTTCGCCAACTACGGTGACTTCCAGATGGGTGGCCCCGGCACCGGCTGGAATCCCTTCAGCTCCTATCTCGACTGGACCGGCAACATCGCCCAGCCGAACTGGAACCCGCTGGCGCTTGCCAGCCAGGGCACCATCACCCAGAAGGCCGGCTATGCCGCCGCACGCCTGTCGCTGGCCGATCCGCTGAAACTGATCATCGGTGCGCGCTACACCAACTGGAAGAGCGAAGGCGAGAACGACGACCGCGAACACAAGGTGACCACCCCGTACGCCGGCCTGGTGTATGACATCAACGACACCTACTCCGCGTACGCCAGCTACACCGAGATCTTCCAGCCGCAGACCGCGCGCGACCGCAACGACCGTTATCTCGACCCGGTGGACGGCAAGAGCTACGAGGTGGGCGTCAAGGGCGCCTGGTTCGACAACCGTCTGAACGCCTCGCTGGCGGTGTTCCGCATCGAGCAGGACAACGTCGCCCAGGTCACCAGCGAACCGATCATCGGCCGCCCGGGCGAGTTCGCCTCGATCGCTGCGCGCGGCACCGTCAGCCGCGGCTTCGAGTTCGAAGTGAACGGCGAACTGGCCCCGGGCTGGAACGCGACCTTCGGTGCATCGCGCTACGTGGCCAAGGACATCAACGGCGCCGACATCAACACCAACCTGCCGCAGACGGCGCTGAAGCTGTTCACCAGCTACACCCCGCAGTCGCTGCAGGAATTGACCGTCGGTGGCGGCGCCAACTGGCAGAACCGTATCTATTACGCCGCGCCGGTAGTTGGTCGCTTCGAACAGGAAGGCTATGCGCTGGTCAGCGCCTTCGTGCGCTACCGCATCTCGCCGGAGTTCAGCGTGCAGGCCAACCTCAACAACCTGCTGGACAAGAAGTACTACTCGCAGATCACCGGTTACGGTGCGTACGGCGATGGCCGCAATGGCTCGCTGACGTTCACCTGGGCGTTCTGA
- a CDS encoding VIT1/CCC1 transporter family protein: MSRHSRHPELHRSERVGWLRAAVLGANDGIVSVAGLVVGVAASGASAPTILATGVAGTVAGAMSMAAGEYVSVQTQADTEDADLAMEKRELHEDPHSELEELAAIYRHRGLEPALARQVAEQLTAHDALGAHARDELGITDTLRARPLQAALASAGAFTCGAALPVLTALLAPVDKVAMMTTASTLLGLCLTGAMAARAGGAPPVRGAVRVMFWGVLAMAAAAGVGRLLGAHVS, encoded by the coding sequence ATGAGCCGCCATTCACGACACCCCGAACTGCACCGCTCCGAGCGTGTCGGCTGGCTGCGTGCCGCCGTGCTGGGCGCCAACGATGGCATCGTCTCGGTGGCAGGGCTGGTGGTCGGCGTGGCCGCCAGCGGCGCCTCCGCCCCGACCATCCTGGCCACCGGCGTGGCTGGCACCGTGGCCGGCGCGATGTCGATGGCCGCCGGCGAGTATGTCTCGGTGCAGACCCAAGCCGACACCGAAGACGCCGACCTGGCGATGGAAAAGCGCGAACTGCACGAAGATCCGCACAGCGAACTGGAGGAGCTGGCCGCGATCTACCGCCACCGCGGCCTGGAGCCGGCACTGGCGCGGCAGGTGGCCGAACAGCTCACCGCCCACGATGCGCTGGGCGCCCACGCACGCGACGAGCTGGGCATCACCGATACCCTGCGCGCGCGCCCGCTGCAGGCGGCGCTGGCCTCGGCCGGGGCGTTCACCTGCGGCGCGGCACTGCCGGTGCTGACCGCCCTGCTCGCGCCGGTGGACAAGGTCGCGATGATGACCACGGCCAGCACCCTGCTCGGTCTGTGCCTGACCGGCGCGATGGCGGCCCGGGCCGGCGGCGCACCGCCGGTACGCGGCGCGGTCCGGGTGATGTTCTGGGGCGTGTTGGCGATGGCCGCGGCCGCCGGCGTCGGTCGCCTGCTCGGTGCCCACGTCTCGTGA
- a CDS encoding Lrp/AsnC family transcriptional regulator encodes MAAAPVLDSFDLAILDLLQRDNTLPQREIAEAVHLSTPAVQRRIKRLQDSGVIAANVAVVAAAKVGRPLTIIVEVRVVSEQRERVAPFKRRVQDDPAVQQCYSITGDGDFLLLLSAASMEEYEAITERLFGGDDNIERFRTSVALGTLKRSFEVPLAPVL; translated from the coding sequence ATGGCCGCCGCCCCCGTGCTCGACAGTTTCGACCTTGCCATCCTCGACCTGCTGCAGCGGGACAATACCCTGCCGCAGCGCGAAATCGCCGAGGCCGTGCACCTGTCCACCCCGGCCGTGCAGCGCCGCATCAAGCGTCTGCAGGACAGCGGCGTGATCGCGGCCAATGTGGCGGTGGTCGCTGCCGCCAAGGTCGGGCGGCCGCTGACCATCATCGTCGAGGTGCGCGTAGTCAGCGAGCAGCGTGAACGCGTGGCGCCGTTCAAGCGTCGCGTGCAGGATGACCCCGCGGTGCAGCAGTGTTACTCCATTACCGGCGACGGCGATTTCCTGCTGCTGCTTTCGGCGGCGTCGATGGAAGAGTACGAGGCGATCACCGAGCGCCTGTTCGGTGGCGACGACAACATCGAGCGCTTCCGCACCTCGGTGGCATTGGGCACGCTGAAGCGGAGTTTCGAGGTCCCGCTGGCACCGGTTCTGTAG
- a CDS encoding endonuclease/exonuclease/phosphatase family protein: MLTANIQAGSSTRRYSDYVTRSWSHALPAGRKRSSLDAIATLAREHDIVGLQEADPGSLRSGFTNQTHYLAQRAGFNYWSHQPNRRMGGVASSANGLLSKLEPVEVQDHALPGRIGGRGVLLAKFGDGADGLAVAVAHLSLGAGSRMSQLGFIAELLSDHPNAVLMGDFNCLAERPEMQVLYQKTRLQPPGCIVPTFPSWRPDRAIDHILVSSGLQTRTVEAVPAAFSDHLALAMQIDVPADALR; encoded by the coding sequence TTGCTGACGGCCAACATCCAGGCCGGCTCAAGTACCCGCCGCTACAGCGACTATGTGACCCGCAGCTGGTCACATGCGCTGCCGGCGGGTCGCAAGCGCAGCAGCCTGGACGCGATCGCCACCCTGGCGCGCGAACATGACATCGTCGGCCTGCAGGAGGCCGACCCGGGCAGCCTGCGCTCGGGCTTCACCAACCAGACCCATTACCTGGCCCAGCGTGCCGGCTTCAACTACTGGAGCCACCAGCCGAACCGGCGCATGGGCGGGGTCGCGTCCAGCGCCAATGGCCTGCTGAGCAAGCTGGAACCGGTGGAAGTGCAGGACCACGCCCTGCCCGGCCGCATCGGCGGGCGCGGCGTGCTGCTGGCCAAGTTCGGCGACGGTGCCGATGGCCTGGCGGTGGCGGTGGCCCATCTGTCGCTGGGCGCGGGATCACGGATGTCGCAGCTGGGTTTCATCGCCGAGCTGCTGTCCGACCATCCCAACGCCGTCCTGATGGGCGACTTCAACTGCCTGGCCGAACGCCCGGAAATGCAGGTGCTGTACCAGAAGACCCGCCTGCAGCCTCCGGGCTGCATCGTGCCGACCTTCCCCAGCTGGCGCCCTGACCGCGCCATCGACCATATCCTGGTCAGCAGTGGCCTGCAGACCCGTACCGTTGAAGCCGTACCGGCCGCGTTCTCCGATCACCTCGCGCTGGCGATGCAGATCGACGTCCCAGCCGACGCCCTGCGCTGA
- a CDS encoding thiol:disulfide interchange protein DsbA/DsbL: MRLISRLLLSVLVLLPLVACAATPANAPLVEGKDYERIAQPGPFQPLAGKIEVVEVFGYTCPHCAHFEPQLEAWAAKLPADVRFTPVPAAFGGAWDAWALAYYAADEVGVAKRSHAAVFKALHEDGSLPMQNVSADELATFYKAYGVTPDRYLQALRGDAVQKKVDAARAFAQRTKIPGTPAIIINGQYLVRGNSFDDQLRIASALIAQARAARGR, encoded by the coding sequence ATGAGGTTGATTTCCCGCCTGCTGTTGTCCGTGCTGGTGCTGCTGCCGCTGGTAGCCTGCGCCGCAACCCCTGCCAATGCCCCGCTGGTCGAGGGCAAAGACTACGAGCGCATCGCCCAGCCGGGCCCGTTCCAGCCGCTGGCCGGCAAGATCGAGGTGGTCGAGGTCTTTGGCTACACCTGCCCGCACTGCGCCCATTTCGAACCGCAACTGGAAGCCTGGGCGGCCAAGCTGCCGGCCGACGTGCGCTTCACCCCGGTTCCGGCGGCCTTCGGCGGTGCCTGGGACGCCTGGGCCCTGGCCTACTACGCCGCCGACGAAGTCGGCGTGGCCAAGCGCAGCCACGCGGCCGTGTTCAAGGCCCTGCACGAGGACGGCTCGCTGCCGATGCAGAACGTCTCGGCCGATGAGCTCGCCACCTTCTACAAGGCCTACGGCGTGACCCCGGACCGTTATCTGCAGGCCCTGCGCGGCGATGCCGTGCAGAAGAAGGTCGATGCCGCCCGCGCGTTCGCCCAGCGCACCAAGATTCCGGGCACCCCGGCCATCATCATCAACGGCCAGTACCTGGTGCGTGGCAACAGCTTCGACGACCAGCTGCGCATCGCCTCGGCACTGATCGCCCAGGCCCGCGCCGCCCGCGGCCGCTGA
- a CDS encoding M23 family metallopeptidase, translating into MSTLPSPAHRLRRWLLRGLWLAIAIVAAMTLWNSPWAAAPKLLWTLSRMPPATQLPVPVDGVRPRQIADTFGAPRGRDRSHAGIDIFAKRGTPVRSVTAGVIADVSERGLGGRQVWVIGPGRERYYYAHLEDWADGLARGQVVQAGDLLGHVGDSGNAKGTPPHLHWGIYGSNGPRDPLPLLR; encoded by the coding sequence ATGAGTACACTCCCCTCTCCTGCCCACCGCCTGCGCCGCTGGCTGCTGCGCGGCCTGTGGCTGGCCATCGCCATCGTCGCCGCGATGACGCTGTGGAACAGTCCCTGGGCCGCTGCACCAAAGCTGCTGTGGACACTCTCTCGTATGCCGCCGGCCACGCAACTGCCGGTGCCGGTGGACGGCGTGCGGCCACGCCAGATCGCCGATACCTTCGGTGCGCCGCGCGGCCGTGACCGCTCCCACGCCGGCATCGACATCTTCGCCAAGCGCGGCACGCCAGTGCGCAGCGTCACTGCCGGCGTCATCGCGGATGTCAGCGAGCGCGGGCTCGGCGGCCGCCAGGTGTGGGTCATCGGGCCCGGACGCGAACGCTACTACTACGCGCATCTGGAGGACTGGGCCGACGGCCTGGCACGCGGCCAGGTGGTCCAGGCAGGAGACCTTCTCGGTCATGTTGGCGACAGCGGCAACGCCAAGGGCACGCCGCCGCACCTGCACTGGGGCATCTACGGCTCGAACGGCCCCCGCGACCCGTTGCCGCTGCTGCGCTGA
- a CDS encoding c-type cytochrome codes for MRHARVLAVSALATAVVVAAAAFAQTTLTPLPDNGPINTASLEVDFSKTHWGDAKAGQTKASACAACHGADGNSTVEMYPSIAGQSERYVAQQMALIANGQRSSGAAVAMVPFVQNLTPQDMRDIGAFFATQKATAGIADDTAVTDGPYKGMKFYEIGQQLYRGGDAKRGLPACMACHGPSGAGNPGPAYPHLGGQHASYVARRLQEYQAGQTHETDKAHFQIMATVAQKLSEQEVQALSNYLQGLHNKADDVAVATTPVQPAAAP; via the coding sequence ATGCGCCACGCTCGCGTTCTTGCCGTATCCGCCCTTGCCACTGCTGTAGTCGTTGCCGCTGCTGCGTTCGCGCAGACCACGTTGACCCCGCTGCCCGACAACGGGCCGATCAACACCGCCTCGCTGGAGGTGGATTTCAGCAAGACCCACTGGGGCGATGCCAAGGCCGGCCAGACCAAGGCCTCGGCCTGCGCGGCCTGCCATGGCGCCGACGGCAATTCCACGGTGGAGATGTACCCGTCCATCGCCGGCCAGAGCGAACGCTACGTGGCCCAGCAGATGGCCCTGATCGCCAACGGCCAGCGCAGTTCCGGCGCGGCGGTGGCGATGGTGCCGTTCGTGCAGAACCTCACCCCGCAGGACATGCGCGACATCGGCGCGTTCTTCGCCACACAGAAGGCCACTGCCGGCATCGCCGATGACACGGCAGTCACCGACGGCCCCTACAAGGGCATGAAGTTCTACGAGATCGGCCAGCAGCTGTACCGCGGCGGCGATGCCAAGCGTGGCCTGCCGGCCTGCATGGCCTGCCACGGCCCCAGCGGTGCCGGCAATCCGGGCCCGGCCTATCCGCACCTCGGTGGGCAGCACGCCAGCTATGTCGCGCGCCGCCTGCAGGAGTACCAGGCCGGCCAGACCCACGAGACCGACAAGGCGCACTTCCAGATCATGGCCACGGTCGCGCAGAAGCTCAGCGAGCAGGAGGTGCAGGCGCTGTCGAACTACCTGCAGGGCCTGCACAACAAGGCCGACGACGTGGCCGTGGCGACCACGCCGGTACAACCGGCTGCCGCGCCCTGA